The proteins below are encoded in one region of Terriglobia bacterium:
- a CDS encoding type II toxin-antitoxin system RelE/ParE family toxin — protein sequence MTYKVELETRARREYRDLPAETRELISDAIDDLQADPRPPGCKKLVGGNGFRVRTGDYRILYTVDDNLHLVRIYRIGHRREVYRRL from the coding sequence GTGACGTATAAGGTAGAGTTGGAAACCCGCGCCAGACGTGAATATCGCGATCTGCCAGCCGAGACTCGCGAGCTGATCTCCGATGCCATCGACGACCTCCAGGCGGATCCTCGGCCACCCGGATGCAAAAAACTTGTCGGGGGCAACGGGTTTCGCGTTCGGACCGGTGACTACCGCATCCTTTACACCGTCGATGACAATCTGCATCTTGTGAGGATCTACAGGATCGGCCATCGTCGAGAAGTCTATCGCCGGCTTTAA